GAGAGCGGCGGCAGCGGAATTAAATCCGAACGGGATCTGGTCGCCCTCGTCCGGGTCGGAGTCCGAACGGATCTCGCGAAGGATGCGGTCGATGTCCTCGACAACCTTCTTGTCGGAGCCTTCGGAGGCCTCAGAGCCTCCGCCGGCGCCGATGAGGCTCCCGATGCCAACGGTGCCGCGGAGGACGAGAATGGTGACGACACCGCAGAGGACGGTGATCTTAAGGTTGTTGAACGTCTTGCGGATCTGTCGGCGACGGGTAAGCCTGGAGCGGGCGGGGCCGGGGAGGTCTCTCGCCGGCGTCGTCTTGCCTTCCTGCCCCATCACGGGATTCTTCTTCGGCGGAGGAGGAGACGACGACGCCGCCGATAGGTCGTCAATGACGTATTTGTTCTACCTATGCTGATGGCAATTGATGCTCTAACACACCGCACATGAAACGCGAAATTTTGATTGGTCGTTTCTTTCTCTACGTCCACTTTAACAACGTTCACTCCTGTTTCCTGTCGCAGTCGGTGGATAGAAATCCTCCTAGAATTGGAAGGTCAAATATTTTAgtgttaattaataaaaatttaccaaaactttaaaaaaatacacGGCGTAAACTAAAAACAATACATGGCGAGGAAATTTTGATGGGATGCGATTAATGATCTCCAAAATTAATCGGTATAAATTTAATAtacgatataaattaaaaaaaaaatactcttttCCAATTGAAGCACTCTTatttcatatcttatcataaaaaaataaataaataatttgtttGTGCAAATATTAATGAGGtactatttaattttgaatttaagatattaatttaattgattaaattaaagtaGAAGTCATTAGTCAATTGCTAATCTCCATCACACGTGATTGATGGATTTGATTGTACATCGGCTATTTCgattttatcaaattaattataaaaacttgatttattatatttaatagaTTAAGTTTGTTTTTATGGCATTTATTTGGGGCTTAAAACATTTACATATATACAGCTAAAAATGTTTTTGCAAACTGTTGCTCATGGTCAAGCACGATAATACATAATTATACTTTCGATCACATAAATAACATTTCGATTTTAATTTCTCAGTAGGGTGAAAAATGAACCGGCCGCTCCGGTTGATGAAGAGTCTGCAGGGGCGGCGTAGAGGCTCCGATCACCGAGTCCCTACGATCGATCAATATAaaggattaattatttaattaattaattaattaggcgATCGAACTTGGAAGTAAAGAATTATTAGAGTAAGAAATTAAGCTCATCGATGGCCGTCTTCAACCTTCAACTTACTGCTGAGGCGGCCGAGAAGCCCAGAGCGAGCTCAGGGCGCGAAGGCGGGTGTAGTATTCGCCGATCGCCAGGAAGCATCTCGCCGCTTGCCGGACGGTCAGAGTCCGGCGCAACTGGTGGATCATCTGCTGTCTCAAGTTGTCGGCCTGCACGTGCAGGTCAATTAGTAGTCACCACCGGGGGGGAAAAAAATCAGATGATCGGAAAGTCGATCGGCCGGCCAGGCATTAATCTTATATATTCTTACTTGGCGGACGAATCCTTCGAGATTAGTGAGCTTGTCGAGCGCAACGACCATCTGGTTCATGTAGTTTCCGACGTCGACGGTGGAGGTGTCCGTGCTGAGAGAGGCGGCGCCGCCGGCGACGGTGTCGATGAGGGAGCAATGGAGCTGGAGGAGGCCCTGCGACAGCGCCTCCTCCGCCTGGTGCGACGACTGCTTGAGATTGCACATCCCCACCAGTTGCTGCTCCGTCAATGGGTCCAGCTGAGGGATGAGGACCTTGAGGAGGTCGGAGGGCCTGAATCCGCCGATCCAGAGGAAGCAGCGCTCGGCCGGAGTCATCCAGGCGCCGTTGAGAAGGTGGAAGACGTCGGAGTTGACGGTGATGGCTTTGAGGCGGAAGAGGTGGTCGTAGTTGGCGATGCAGTCGTCGAGGATGGTGCTGAGGTTGCCGTCGGGGAGGCGAGAATGGAGGGCGGCGCGGAGGCCGGCGATGTGCTTGCAGTTGTCGTCCAGCCACCGGGCGTATTCCACGTCGAACATGGCAGCTCCTGCACCAGACTAGAccatgaatttatttttaatacataaaaaataaattaaatattattttaaaattactctttattttagtatttttaaaaaatataaaaaaatcgaTTTCCCAAGACACCCACAAGTGTTAAATGGAAATTAAATTATCAATTAttttatctaaaaattttattttaaattttagatatgaTAGCTAAAAAAAATCCATTACTTAAATTTgatatatcaattaaattttgcatttataaataatatttttctaaatttaataaattaattacatTCCTTAAATAttataaggagagagaaaaaataggGAAAATGATATATGATGtagtaaaacaaaaaataaacggtattattttttaaaagtttacccttaattatttataatttcatCCAAATTTAGCTATGGTAAACACTAAATTCATCATCTATAATAAAGgatattttgaaagaatatttctctaaatatttttaattttaaatattaagagGATATTATGAAGAAGATTTAAAATCATCACATAGAGTTAGCATGATTTatctctcttttttatttttttaaccaaaagaataaaaaatatatatttaatgatAGGATTTGAAATATTTAATAGTGAGATATTTAATAGGTGAACCTCATAAATATTTAGTTTATGAGATATTTAATAGTAAAATTTGAGATATTTAAGGAATAAGATATTTGAGCGATGTTGTGGATATGAGACCACAAATAATAATTAGTAGAAATATCCAATCTTACCGTGGATGTTCTTATAGAGATTAGAATGTTTAAGATGAGAAAAAATCTCCTGGTCCAAAAAAAAATAGATCAGGGGATGGTCCACTCCCAATTGCAGGTGAATCGTAATTGTGATCCGGTCGCAATTAGTTGCGATCCTTTCATGGATTCACCATCCCTATTAAGTTATAGTTTGAATTAGAGTGGACGGTTGAAGGCCACCATAAGTGCGCAAGTGTCCAAGTTGTCGAGCGCTGAGTAGGTGGTGGCCTCCGGCCAGCTGCTCTAACTCAGACTATAACTTGTTGGGGACGGTGAATCCATAAAGAGATCCCAACCAATTACGGTTGGATTACAATTACAATACGACCATAATTAGGAGTGGATCATCCCCTAGTCAATTTTTTTGTCAACCATAAGATCTAGTCTCATTTAAAATAGTTGTGCAgatatatataagtatgaatttgataaaaaataaaaatattaaagacaaagtcaaaagataattttaaaaatattatacttatgaaatataaattttataaatttacgtATTAAATGAGGAAGatgaatattgaaaaaaaaaattaataataataaaataagataaatttatttaaatataaatgataatataagataaaaaatttatccctatctaataagagaaaatttGATTGTTATTATTATAAAAACTTCTTAATAGTAATGGTTTTTTTATTGTCGTAAATCTCAAATTTAAGATATTTACACAAAGAGAAGCTAATAGAATCATAGATTAGGAGCAAAGTGAAAAATCtttatgtgatttttattacCTGAACTAACAGCTCCATTTGCACTCCCTCCTACCCCCACCATGAGCCCCTAATTAGCATCAACAAATCAAAATTTACTCAATCAAAAACTAACTAATCCACTGGATTATTAATTAAACCATCTGATTAAGCATCTTAACACCTGTGATTTAGCTCTTTGGAGTTCTTGCTCAAGCTGCTGAAGCCTAATCCTACTCGACTCCAATTGTTGCACATAAGCCTTGAGATGGATCAACCAAACAATTATTCCAAATTACTAGTAGCTTTTTGTAAAAACACAAAAATCACCTTTTTTCTCAGTCTGCTCTTCTTCGCTGCCTCTCTATTTTGAGCCAAACGCCTCAgagtctaattaattaattaaaaaaatcaaaattaggcAAATTTAAATCTCGCAAGTATCTTTAATATGTTTAATTAATCGCTAAAGCAGCTTTCGTGGAAGAATAATATTCCACACTTTGTTTAATTTAGTGGAGAAAGAAAAgtttaattaagaaattaatgaTGATGGATTAAGAACCTTGGCATCGAGTTTCTTTCCACCTTTCCCTGTCATTGAACCGGTCATATTATTTTTCTGAAAAAACCCAAACCATTTGAAAAATTTCAGAAATCGACAAGAGAGATTTGGGGACGACCACGGAACAATCGAACAGTGGTACGGTACCTTGTCTAGAGATGAAGGCCGAGAGCTTTCACTTGTCGTTGTTCCTGCTGTCGCTGCAGCCATGAAGGCGGCGCCGCCGCTGCCGGCGGCGGCGGAGTCGGAACTGCTCCTGCAAGTCTCTATCTTCTTCTCAAACCCAACAAAGGGTCTTACTCTGGTTGGCCAGGAAGGGAAGATCTCGAGCGTGGCTGCGCCTGCAACAAACAAGAACAGGAAAGACATCGGATCAGAATTAATCGAATCGAATCAAAACAAATATGTTCTTACAGTTTCTGTCTCCGGCGCTGCTGCTCTCCCTTAGCTGCACGAGGGCCTCCTCCAGCTCCCCAAAGTATGAAcctcctcccccttcatcatcaCTGTTCGCgaaaaaggaaattaagaaaaatatatggAAGCTTTGTGGATAgatttgtgtgtgtgtatgtatatatatatatatatataagaaaacaAGATGATCGATTGATAGTGCGGTAGTGCTGATCTATTCAAAAAGTTTGAGCGGAAAAAggtgaaataaaaaatatacaagaatcTGGCTATAGCTTGAGATGAAGGTCCAGGGGCAGCAAGATGAGCAGTTGCGCTGGCTCTGTGATTTTGATTATTTGCCATCCTTCTtagtcgtcgtcgtcttcttcttcttcttcttcttcacatgCATCAGTGTTGAAGAGATCAGGAGGAAGAAGGTAGATACCACGCGAGTTGCAGGTCTCTGAGGTCGTTCATGGAGGTGTTGAGATTGAGCAGGGCTTTGGCAGGAGGAGGCAGTGAGTCCTCTGTGACCGACTGCTCGACCCCATTGGACCTTGAGAAatataaaaaagagagagagaattgcaaggagaaggaaaaaagattaagaaaaactGAAAACGGACGAGTTTTTGGAGCTTCTGAATTTGGACAAATGAGAGAAGAATAAGTTTAAAGGCAAAAGAAAAAACAGTGAGTGAGACTTTCATCGCCAAGAACCAAAAAAAGAGGGATTTTTAGGGGCTGTACTTCAACAACgacaataaaattttaattccacTAATAGATAAAGTCATTAGGTGATCTTTctatataaattttattctattttattattattaatggaGTTTTTTCTACTTCTCTTCTTTGAAtatgtatatttttcataaacaaACATATTTGACATTGTTTTAGTCCGAATCCATGATATTTTGTTCGATTATTTATGAAATATGAATCAAAACTCTTATTACTTTTACATTACTTTTAATTTATACGCTCAAGTTAAGATTTGAATAACTTgaacaaaattcaaatttaaatcatttcaaattataattaaatttaatttggatCGAAATTTTAGTCATTCAAATTGAACTTTAGATCGAGTCAAAATTAATTCAGTTCGTTTATACTCTTACTCTCGATTCTTcctgatatatatatttttttttatcttttttatatgtGAATTTGTTTTTGGATTCTACCTAAAAAGTCTCATATCAATGAAGATATTTTGAAACTTTTCCTTCAACTCTAGAGATGCATTCATTCCTATCCCAAACGATCGATTGTTCTTCTCCCTATTAATTATCCTACATAAAATATCTTTATAACCCGTTTCATCTTATTGCAAAGACTAttctaaatacttaaaactttaagttaaaagtAATTCATCATCTCTTATTTAATAATGAATTTGTTATGTTTAGTGTTAATGTGTTATTATACTTAAATTTCATACATTCAAAACATCATATCTTGTTTGATCTAAAATAAAAGAGAACTTAATAAGCCTTGTTCAAAAGATCATCTTGGTTCTTAAGTTAGGCAAGATATTTTTACCCTACAATATGAAATTTCTAGTTTTGTCCCATAGACAAGTATTGCCATCATTATACTTGGAGTTTTTTTGTTAGTCGTGACCCTATTGTAGTATTACTCAAAATAGAAGTGCCGAAGTGAAAAACAATATCAATATTATGTATAAATGAGCCAACTGGCTGTCCCACTCATCTAATAATTAAGAATTAAGCCTAGATTTATTTGAGATTATCCCTAATTATTTGTTCATAAGTCAACATCCATCTAAATGTAAAATGCGCCCTTGTTAATTAAATACAAGCAGCAGCAATGTTGTTTAGGGCAGActaattaaagtaattaattaacttaattcgatGCATTAGGTGGAAGGAGATGTGGATTTGATGCAGCTTCCACACAAAACCACTTGCTCCATAAACTATTAATTAGGTATAGGGGAAAtttcattttgacccttaaagtttattaaattatataaatattaaaaaCATATACCGGAGATAGCGAATGAAAATGTACTTAGTCGAGAAGAACTTGGGATTAACTTTATGTGCCTACTTATGTTAACTCGACTATGCTAAATTATCGCGCATCGATGTCGAACACTTTATATTCTATCTTTTctttaaacaaaaaataaaaaaatttatgaaatgAATGTTAAGACATTGGTCCCTAACTCTCAAAAAATATTGACAAAGTTAATAAATATTCTTGTTAAATAAGACAACATGAACACAATCATTATGCCATGCTTTCGACAAGGCAACAAAGAGCAC
This genomic stretch from Zingiber officinale cultivar Zhangliang chromosome 7A, Zo_v1.1, whole genome shotgun sequence harbors:
- the LOC122003079 gene encoding transcription factor TGA9-like isoform X3 → MANNQNHRASATAHLAAPGPSSQAIARFFDDEGGGGSYFGELEEALVQLRESSSAGDRNCAATLEIFPSWPTRVRPFVGFEKKIETCRSSSDSAAAGSGGAAFMAAATAGTTTSESSRPSSLDKKNNMTGSMTGKGGKKLDAKTLRRLAQNREAAKKSRLRKKAYVQQLESSRIRLQQLEQELQRAKSQGLMVGVGGSANGAVSSVWCRSCHVRRGIRPVAGRQLQAHRRPPRRPPFSPPRRQPQHHPRRLHRQLRPPLPPQSHHRQLRRLPPSQRRLDDSGRALLPLDRRIQALRPPQGPHPSAGPIDGAATGGDVQSQAVVAPGGGGAVAGPPPAPLLPHRHRRRRRRLSQHGHLHRRRRKLHEPDGRCARQAH
- the LOC122003079 gene encoding transcription factor HBP-1b(c38)-like isoform X2, whose amino-acid sequence is MANNQNHRASATAHLAAPGPSSQAIARFFDDEGGGGSYFGELEEALVQLRESSSAGDRNCAATLEIFPSWPTRVRPFVGFEKKIETCRSSSDSAAAGSGGAAFMAAATAGTTTSESSRPSSLDKKNNMTGSMTGKGGKKLDAKTLRRLAQNREAAKKSRLRKKAYVQQLESSRIRLQQLEQELQRAKSQGLMVGVGGSANGAVSSGAAMFDVEYARWLDDNCKHIAGLRAALHSRLPDGNLSTILDDCIANYDHLFRLKAITVNSDVFHLLNGAWMTPAERCFLWIGGFRPSDLLKVLIPQLDPLTEQQLVGMCNLKQSSHQAEEALSQGLLQLHCSLIDTVAGGAASLSTDTSTVDVGNYMNQMVVALDKLTNLEGFVRQADNLRQQMIHQLRRTLTVRQAARCFLAIGEYYTRLRALSSLWASRPPQQ
- the LOC122003079 gene encoding transcription factor TGA2.2-like isoform X1 is translated as MANNQNHRASATAHLAAPGPSSQAIARFFDDEGGGGSYFGELEEALVQLRESSSAGDRNCAATLEIFPSWPTRVRPFVGFEKKIETCRSSSDSAAAGSGGAAFMAAATAGTTTSESSRPSSLDKKNNMTGSMTGKGGKKLDAKTLRRLAQNREAAKKSRLRKKAYVQQLESSRIRLQQLEQELQRAKSQGLMVGVGGSANGAVSSGAAMFDVEYARWLDDNCKHIAGLRAALHSRLPDGNLSTILDDCIANYDHLFRLKAITVNSDVFHLLNGAWMTPAERCFLWIGGFRPSDLLKVLIPQLDPLTEQQLVGMCNLKQSSHQAEEALSQGLLQLHCSLIDTVAGGAASLSTDTSTVDVGNYMNQMVVALDKLTNLEGFVRQADNLRQQMIHQLRRTLTVRQAARCFLAIGEYYTRLRALSSLWASRPPQQDSVIGASTPPLQTLHQPERPVHFSPY